The Bactrocera dorsalis isolate Fly_Bdor chromosome 2, ASM2337382v1, whole genome shotgun sequence region taagtataaacaTGAGAGTTGAATTGCAGGAAGaccagtctggagaagtgttttccAAACAACTGGTcgatattggtaatggtattattgctgttgataCATCATCTGGATATATTACATTCCCTaccaatttttgtaacttttgtgaATCAAAGACCGAAATCATGGAGATGGTTTTCCCAAACATTGCTCAAAATTACGTAAATCACATTTGGTTAATCGATCGTGTTATATTGGCcgcaaaaaatgttgatgtgaatgaaattaattttcatattcaagagAAACTAGCTGGCGAATTGAAGAATTACAAATCAGTTGATTCCATTACTAATGAAGATGAAGTTGTCAATTATccaacagaatttttaaattcgctggAATTGCCCGGCTTACCACCTCATAATCTGCAATTAAAAACCGGATCAGTAATTATTATGTTACGGAACATACACCCGCCACGTCTGTGTAATGGTACCCGGCTTGCagtgaagaaattattgaacaacGTCATCGAAGCCACAATTTTGAAAGGGAAGTACAAAGGCGAAGATGTTTTAATCCCACGCTTCCCTATGATACCGAAAGACATACCATTCAGCTTTAAAGGTTTACAGTTTCCAGTACGGCTTGCATTTGcaatgtcaataaataaatcgcaaggGCAGTCGCTAAGTGTATGTGGCATCAGCCTAGAAAATCCATGTTTTGCACATGGCCAATTATATGTCGCCTGTTCCCGTGTCGGAAAAccatcaacattatttatttttgcaccagagcataaaactaaaaatatagtttatcaaAATGCATTAGAATAGAGAGAAGCAGTGAAGGGTATATAGGCTATTAGTTGCTTTCTAGAGCGCGCGTGGTGTTGAGCTCAGTGTTTACTTCAAAATGCCAAGTTGTTCAATAGCGattcgtaaaaatataattgaaattatggAACCCTATGGAATAAACGCAATTATGAaaagatatattttgtttttcatttaataaaattaataaagtcctCCTCAGGTATGACGAAATCTACCCGAAAATCGACGATTGCTAAtaacttcggttgctattgataaatgtacgtggttcaatttcatttgagtcattgcgcactgtgaatagtagagtgtgtgtaactttttgagaagcatgcaagcaattacaattgctggaacatgataatcaatggAAACGGGGGACGATTCAATAgccacttcgcatgccactgaagttcgcacatttttcgcgatggtcatttcgacatatcagccttcaaatccgcgtcaattttggaatacgaacaaaattacattgccgaagacattttacattgtattcgataagaattggaaataggcaaatttcggttccagtggtttgatatcaattccacctgccttttgtcaatttacTTCAACGAAATGTGAACTCATctcgaatgtttatgccaaatttgccaaattatcgtaactacgattgcaagagtgcgtgccagttatacgtggcgtgtttccgagttggaaaaccatcttctctgttcATTTACACTCcggaataaaaactaaaaaatgttgtttatcaaactgcgttacattgaaaaaaatttagaaaaatcgaaaataaaagatttttaacacaacgtaaattcaactttcttttcatttcaaaacacataatttcacgcaggacaacgtatgcgggggtcagctagtaataaaataaacccGGCCATTACGGACCAAACAATAGACAAACAATTCCAAAACAACACCAATGAAATGGATAAGATTCCAGACGTTGTGAGATCCCTAAGGGAATTTTCAGGAAATGCTTCAGAATTTAGTTCCTGGAAAAAAAGTGTCGAACGCATTTTAAGAATCTACCAACCCTTAAAAGGGACacttaaataaagaagaaaggCAGATATAGCCTTAGAATCCTACAACACCCCCCTAGACTGGACAGCAATCTCCCGCTGCTTGACTACTCACTACGCAGACAAACGAGACATAGGCACTCTAGAGTACCAAATGACATGTCTTATATAAGGACGAATGACAATTAACGAATTTTATCAAAAGATATATGGACACTTATCTTTACTTCTGAACAAGATAGGATGTATGGAGATAGGAGAAGAAGCAGTCCACTTGTTAACGAAGAATTACCGCGCTAAAGCCCTCGATATTTTTATAAGAGGACTTTCTGGTGATCTTCCCCGGCTACTTGGCATTAAAGAACCAAAAAGCCTACCCGAAGCCCTCCATCTTTGTCTCAAATTAGAGAACCTAAGCTTCAGAGCTTCTCACGCTAATAACCAAACCTTTATCACACCATCAACTTCTCGTCAACAATTCATAAATCAGCAACAGCCACGACGGCAATACACCCAACCCAGATATCATCAACCATTAAAACCTCAAACCACATCCAAATTTTATCCTGAACTAGCTTATCTACCAAATCCCCTGACATATTACAACCCACAAAACTACCATAGCAACCAACTAAACCCTAATCACTCTAACATCCAACAACATTCAAATCGGAATCCAAATTAATTTAGTCAACAATATCGGCAACAAAACCAGAATTTATATAGTCCACAGCA contains the following coding sequences:
- the LOC125776145 gene encoding uncharacterized protein LOC125776145; the protein is MAHKKSLEALDRSMQDLRNNKNRFGGAMILLAGDFRQILPIVPRSTPADELNACLKSSILWKYIKTLKLSINMRVELQEDQSGEVFSKQLVDIGNGIIAVDTSSGYITFPTNFCNFCESKTEIMEMVFPNIAQNYVNHIWLIDRVILAAKNVDVNEINFHIQEKLAGELKNYKSVDSITNEDEVVNYPTEFLNSLELPGLPPHNLQLKTGSTTMSKHEDTIEEALDLTDVHFLD